The following are from one region of the Rosistilla carotiformis genome:
- a CDS encoding BBP7 family outer membrane beta-barrel protein codes for MRTNIIRSMLLILPFSLGSVAQAQYGGYSASAYNSYSAQPSAVPVHPSLQAQQTPAYQASPTYATQQPNYAAPRPGYAAPQPGYASPQANYSYQPPQPYRTVAQHGGGYESIAAPQPTNAVMQGGHAPEQVLTPESYPATGQPMSQSMHYPSGDPGCSTCNQSVGSGATYSYSQPNVYVQAASAPSCGGSCETVSSCGPACYQAPVALSPWFGGVSMLFLTRDDNYDRPLVFDDAMPSTTRLSARDAELDFALGYDVTVGRYLGCGQYAVSATWLHIENDEADQSIMPPAAGGYRANFRNWDRIYFDQNNDGMHTDSGMPATDESVYAHFDRAESYRVRRDASYYGLELNLTGFGIGGAARAGRPDCGGGSCGSDPCCPTGCGGMCGPMIPACGARLQMSWTTGLRWFHFEDAMSFSARTERYPAAPAMIETVAYDVDAENELFGWQFGGNLSYCVGRRTSLYAGGKIGWYANDASLRQRFHSESMPARVTDNGAYPSFANQSVSREYSDTVLATLAEIDLGIGYRICDCWTLRGGYRVLAAGGVATAIDNISENPANLGAQNVWADSNLVLHGGYVGVDYNW; via the coding sequence GTGAGAACCAACATTATTCGAAGTATGCTCTTGATACTTCCATTCAGCTTGGGCAGCGTCGCTCAGGCGCAGTACGGCGGTTATTCGGCATCGGCTTATAATAGCTATTCGGCTCAACCAAGCGCGGTCCCGGTTCACCCAAGTTTGCAGGCGCAGCAGACTCCGGCGTACCAAGCTTCGCCAACCTACGCGACGCAACAACCGAATTACGCTGCACCACGGCCGGGCTACGCCGCTCCACAGCCAGGCTACGCTTCTCCGCAAGCCAATTACAGCTACCAACCGCCGCAACCCTATCGCACCGTTGCCCAGCACGGTGGCGGCTACGAATCGATTGCCGCGCCGCAGCCGACCAATGCGGTCATGCAGGGCGGGCATGCTCCCGAGCAGGTGCTGACTCCGGAAAGTTATCCCGCCACGGGACAACCGATGTCGCAATCGATGCACTACCCATCGGGTGACCCCGGGTGTTCGACCTGCAACCAATCGGTAGGCAGCGGCGCGACCTACAGCTACAGCCAACCGAACGTTTACGTACAAGCGGCCAGCGCTCCGTCGTGTGGTGGTAGCTGCGAAACGGTCAGCAGCTGCGGTCCAGCCTGCTATCAGGCACCCGTCGCCCTGAGCCCTTGGTTCGGCGGCGTGAGCATGTTGTTCTTGACCCGCGACGACAACTACGATCGTCCATTGGTCTTCGACGACGCGATGCCTTCGACAACCCGCTTGTCGGCACGCGATGCGGAACTCGATTTCGCCCTCGGATACGATGTCACCGTCGGTCGCTACTTGGGATGTGGTCAGTACGCCGTTTCGGCAACCTGGTTGCACATCGAAAACGATGAAGCGGATCAATCGATCATGCCTCCTGCGGCTGGCGGCTATCGTGCCAACTTCCGCAACTGGGACCGCATCTACTTCGATCAGAACAACGACGGGATGCACACCGATTCGGGCATGCCCGCGACCGACGAAAGCGTCTACGCGCACTTCGATCGTGCGGAAAGCTACCGCGTGCGACGCGATGCTTCGTACTACGGTTTGGAATTGAATCTGACCGGCTTCGGCATCGGTGGCGCCGCTCGAGCAGGACGTCCCGATTGCGGTGGCGGCAGCTGTGGCAGCGATCCCTGCTGCCCCACCGGTTGCGGTGGTATGTGCGGTCCAATGATTCCAGCTTGCGGTGCTCGGTTGCAAATGAGCTGGACGACTGGCCTGCGTTGGTTCCACTTCGAAGACGCGATGTCCTTCAGTGCTCGCACCGAACGTTACCCCGCGGCACCTGCGATGATCGAGACGGTCGCCTACGATGTCGACGCTGAAAACGAACTGTTCGGTTGGCAGTTTGGGGGCAATCTATCTTATTGCGTGGGCCGCCGAACCAGCCTGTACGCAGGCGGTAAGATCGGTTGGTACGCTAACGATGCCTCGCTTCGTCAACGTTTCCATTCGGAAAGCATGCCAGCGCGTGTAACCGACAACGGAGCCTATCCATCGTTCGCAAACCAATCGGTATCTCGCGAATACAGCGACACCGTGCTGGCGACCTTGGCCGAAATCGACCTTGGCATCGGATACCGAATCTGCGATTGTTGGACCCTTCGCGGTGGCTATCGCGTGTTGGCTGCCGGTGGTGTTGCCACAGCGATCGACAACATCTCGGAAAACCCAGCCAACCTGGGAGCTCAGAACGTTTGGGCTGACAGCAACCTCGTCCTGCACGGTGGTTACGTTGGTGTAGATTACAACTGGTAG
- a CDS encoding metal ABC transporter permease: MSRQRFPQRVLRWSRGLVGCWIRFALLLIAACSLIASSTAVGQEPAAMRSLANRELGWPSTEQWRRVIFLQDHNTRVVVLGTTLLGLAAGTIGSFTLLRKRALMGDALSHATLPGIGLAFIVATQLGFDGKSLPVLLLGAAVTGLIGVAGIVFIRSLTRLSEDTALGVVLSVFFGAGVAVLGVIQQMESGHSAGLESFIYGKTASMLPSDAWLIGGTGFVSCLVCFALFKELKLLCFDDGFAGSEGYSVTLLDGILMLLVVVVTIVGLQAVGLILVIALLVTPAAAARFWTHQLTRMVLLASGLGAISGMLGSATSALFPQLPSGAMIVLVATALFLFSMMLGPARGLLPRWVRRWRLNSSIERQHLMRGIYELLESRGYQGPESGDPIPSVSLDDLLRLRSWTMRRLKHGIRKADEAGLLVQLPNQQIKVNKSGYHEAARLTHEHRLWEMYLITHAESAPSQVDRSADAIEHVLEPEMIDRLERLLQQSQRPTRVVDSPHPLSHD, translated from the coding sequence ATGTCCAGGCAACGGTTTCCGCAACGCGTGCTTCGCTGGTCCCGCGGCCTCGTCGGTTGCTGGATCCGATTTGCGTTGCTGCTGATCGCGGCCTGCAGCTTGATCGCCAGCAGCACCGCGGTGGGGCAAGAACCTGCGGCGATGCGATCCTTGGCCAACCGCGAACTCGGCTGGCCCTCGACCGAACAATGGCGGCGGGTCATCTTTTTGCAAGATCACAACACACGTGTCGTCGTGTTAGGGACGACGCTGTTGGGATTGGCGGCCGGCACGATCGGCAGTTTCACGCTGCTGCGGAAACGGGCTTTGATGGGAGACGCGCTCAGCCACGCGACGCTGCCCGGGATCGGGCTCGCCTTTATCGTCGCCACACAGCTTGGCTTCGATGGCAAATCGCTGCCGGTGCTGTTGTTGGGGGCCGCGGTGACGGGGCTGATCGGAGTTGCCGGGATCGTCTTTATCCGTTCGCTGACCCGATTGAGCGAAGACACCGCGTTGGGCGTTGTGCTGTCGGTCTTCTTCGGTGCGGGAGTGGCGGTGTTGGGCGTGATCCAACAGATGGAAAGCGGCCATTCGGCGGGGCTGGAATCGTTTATCTACGGCAAGACCGCGTCGATGCTCCCCAGCGACGCATGGTTGATCGGCGGCACCGGGTTTGTCTCCTGTCTCGTCTGTTTCGCTCTCTTCAAAGAGCTGAAACTGCTCTGCTTCGACGACGGATTTGCGGGCAGCGAAGGCTATTCGGTCACGCTGTTGGACGGGATCTTAATGCTGTTGGTCGTCGTGGTCACGATCGTGGGCCTGCAAGCGGTTGGATTGATTTTGGTGATCGCGTTGTTAGTCACCCCAGCGGCCGCGGCGAGGTTCTGGACGCATCAATTGACCCGCATGGTTTTGCTGGCCTCCGGCTTGGGAGCGATCAGCGGGATGCTGGGCTCGGCGACCAGTGCGCTCTTCCCGCAACTCCCCTCCGGCGCGATGATCGTGCTGGTGGCGACCGCGTTGTTTTTGTTCAGCATGATGCTGGGCCCCGCGCGTGGGCTTCTGCCACGCTGGGTGCGGCGTTGGCGGTTGAACAGCTCGATCGAACGCCAGCACCTGATGCGTGGGATCTACGAACTGCTGGAATCGAGAGGTTACCAGGGGCCCGAGAGCGGCGATCCGATCCCGTCGGTTTCGCTCGACGACCTGCTTCGGCTGCGCAGCTGGACGATGCGGCGACTAAAGCACGGGATCCGCAAAGCGGACGAAGCGGGGCTGTTGGTCCAACTGCCCAATCAACAGATCAAAGTCAACAAGTCGGGCTATCACGAAGCGGCTCGGCTGACGCATGAACATCGGTTGTGGGAGATGTACCTGATCACGCACGCCGAAAGCGCACCGAGCCAAGTGGACCGGTCGGCCGATGCGATCGAACACGTTCTCGAACCGGAAATGATCGATCGCCTGGAACGCTTGCTACAGCAGAGCCAACGGCCCACGCGGGTCGTCGACAGCCCGCATCCGCTGTCCCACGACTGA
- a CDS encoding metal ABC transporter ATP-binding protein: protein MNQPLESTANDQIPLSIYDLTVAYHRKPVIWDICVDFPKGQLIGVVGPNGAGKSTLIKAAMDLVPRASGRVLVFGKPYDKNRHRVAYVPQRESVDWDFPVDALDVVTMGLYGQIGWCLPVRRKHRQAALEALDRVGIADLAKRQISQLSGGQQQRTFLARALVQDADLYLMDEPFAAVDASTERAILSILQEMRARGKTVLVIHHDLQTVADYFDYVVLLNMRVVAHGPTKTTFTEQNLTKAYGGRLTLLDEASEAIRRVQQ from the coding sequence ATGAACCAACCGCTCGAATCGACCGCCAACGACCAGATCCCGCTGTCGATCTATGATTTGACCGTTGCCTACCATCGCAAGCCCGTGATCTGGGACATCTGCGTCGACTTTCCCAAAGGGCAATTGATCGGCGTCGTTGGCCCCAATGGCGCGGGGAAGAGCACGTTGATCAAAGCGGCGATGGATCTGGTGCCGCGAGCCTCCGGGCGGGTGCTCGTTTTTGGAAAGCCTTACGACAAGAACCGCCACCGCGTCGCCTACGTTCCGCAGCGTGAGAGCGTCGATTGGGACTTCCCCGTCGACGCCTTGGACGTCGTCACGATGGGGCTGTATGGCCAGATCGGATGGTGCCTGCCGGTTCGCCGCAAGCATCGCCAAGCGGCACTCGAAGCATTGGACCGCGTCGGAATCGCCGATCTGGCTAAGCGGCAGATCAGCCAGCTGTCGGGAGGCCAACAACAGCGGACCTTCCTGGCCCGGGCGTTGGTTCAAGACGCCGATTTGTATCTGATGGACGAACCGTTCGCCGCGGTCGATGCGTCGACCGAACGAGCGATCTTGAGCATCTTGCAAGAGATGCGGGCTCGCGGCAAAACGGTCCTCGTGATCCACCACGACCTGCAAACCGTCGCCGACTATTTCGATTACGTCGTGCTGTTGAACATGCGTGTGGTCGCGCACGGGCCGACCAAAACGACCTTCACCGAACAGAATCTGACCAAGGCGTACGGCGGTCGACTGACGTTGTTGGACGAAGCTTCCGAGGCGATTCGGCGAGTGCAACAGTGA
- a CDS encoding metal ABC transporter solute-binding protein, Zn/Mn family translates to MKFDRILGSWMLLIVAIVGCDRSTETATPTRRDPSRPIRVLTTTGMVADLARNVGGDQVEVVQLLGPGTDPHLYKPTRDDVQSILGSDVVFYSGLMLEGKMGDTLVRAGSSKPVWAVTEAIDKSYLLEPEDAQGHFDPHVWNDIQAWSQCIEVVRKGLTEFDPEHADTFQVNAVEYKQQLSELHDYGLRSMQTIPEENRILVTSHDAFNYFGRAYDLQVLGVQGLSTESEAGLQRINGLVDLLIEKKVQAVFVESSVPRKNIEALVNGAASRGQEVKIGGELFSDAMGTAGSYEGTYVGMMDHNITRVVRALGGDAPERGLNGKLSE, encoded by the coding sequence ATGAAGTTCGATCGAATTCTTGGATCGTGGATGCTGCTGATCGTTGCGATCGTTGGTTGCGATCGGTCGACCGAAACGGCGACGCCGACGCGGCGCGATCCATCGCGTCCGATTCGCGTGCTGACGACGACCGGAATGGTCGCCGATCTCGCCCGAAATGTCGGCGGCGATCAGGTCGAGGTCGTGCAACTGTTGGGGCCGGGAACCGACCCACACCTCTACAAACCGACCCGCGATGATGTGCAATCGATCCTTGGGTCCGATGTCGTCTTCTACAGCGGGCTGATGCTGGAAGGGAAAATGGGAGACACCCTGGTCCGCGCCGGAAGCAGCAAGCCGGTCTGGGCGGTCACCGAAGCGATCGATAAATCGTACCTGTTGGAACCCGAAGACGCTCAAGGGCACTTCGATCCGCACGTCTGGAACGACATCCAGGCCTGGAGCCAATGCATCGAAGTGGTCCGCAAAGGGTTGACCGAATTCGATCCCGAACACGCAGACACCTTCCAGGTCAACGCGGTGGAATACAAGCAGCAGCTGAGCGAACTGCACGACTACGGGCTGCGGAGCATGCAGACGATCCCGGAAGAGAACCGCATCCTGGTCACCTCGCACGATGCGTTCAACTACTTTGGCAGAGCTTATGATCTGCAGGTGTTAGGGGTCCAAGGGCTGTCGACTGAGTCGGAGGCGGGGCTGCAACGGATCAATGGGCTCGTCGATCTGTTGATCGAAAAGAAGGTCCAGGCGGTCTTTGTCGAAAGCAGCGTACCGCGAAAAAACATCGAAGCTTTGGTCAACGGCGCCGCATCGCGCGGCCAAGAGGTTAAGATTGGTGGCGAACTGTTCTCCGATGCGATGGGAACCGCGGGCAGCTACGAAGGAACCTATGTCGGGATGATGGATCACAATATCACGCGCGTGGTGCGTGCTTTGGGGGGCGATGCCCCGGAGCGCGGTCTGAATGGAAAGCTCAGCGAATGA
- a CDS encoding lipase family alpha/beta hydrolase encodes MLLSPRYRSLIVSLGCLIGAIGCAGKRSAKDLGNIYDSLAQAPDYERNPVIVIPGILGSRLVEAESRRVVWGTIDSRSTNPNDPEIAALLASPMVEGAPLASLRDNVVSDGPLDRLKIRFLGIPIQVNAYEDILVTLGVGGYRDPSREEVQYADDHYNCFQFDFDWRRDITESVVLLHEFIQQQAAISQENSKRRFGIDNPDIKFDIVAHSMGSLVLRYYLRYGTQPLPEDGSLPELTWEGAKYVERAIMIAPPNQGSTLTLKELLAGSKFSSFLPIYPPAVLGTMPAVYQLLPRTRTGLVVQKQDPSKTIDLFDPTVWEELEWGLTAPDQDELLQAMLPDAPDRETRVRIANEHRRKCLIRAKKLHAALDLPATPPPGLQLHLFAGSSEPTVEKMVVDMDTGDFEFPYMAAGDGTVTRTSAIMVEELPGQQPVPRIYPIAWNSKTFIPSDHLGLTRHPIFVDNVLSLLLESRDAADLAAIRSAYAIQSMRQADAPPPLEELPLIR; translated from the coding sequence ATGCTGTTGTCACCACGCTACCGGAGTCTCATCGTCAGCCTCGGCTGTCTGATCGGGGCGATCGGCTGCGCGGGGAAACGATCGGCGAAAGACTTGGGAAATATCTACGATTCGCTTGCCCAAGCCCCCGATTACGAACGCAATCCCGTGATCGTGATCCCTGGAATTTTGGGCTCGCGGTTGGTCGAAGCGGAGTCGCGACGCGTCGTTTGGGGAACGATCGATTCTCGGTCGACGAACCCGAACGATCCCGAGATCGCTGCTTTGCTAGCATCTCCGATGGTCGAAGGGGCTCCGCTCGCATCGCTCCGCGACAACGTCGTTTCCGACGGACCGTTGGACCGGTTGAAGATCCGCTTTCTCGGAATCCCGATTCAAGTCAACGCTTACGAAGACATTCTCGTCACGTTGGGTGTGGGTGGGTATCGCGATCCGTCGCGCGAGGAAGTCCAATACGCCGACGATCACTACAACTGCTTCCAGTTCGATTTCGATTGGCGACGCGACATCACCGAAAGCGTGGTGCTGTTGCACGAATTCATCCAACAACAAGCGGCGATCTCGCAAGAGAACTCAAAGCGTCGCTTCGGCATCGACAACCCCGACATCAAATTCGACATCGTCGCCCACTCGATGGGCAGCTTGGTGTTGCGATACTACCTGCGATACGGAACGCAACCGTTGCCGGAGGATGGGTCGCTGCCAGAGCTTACGTGGGAGGGAGCCAAATACGTGGAGCGGGCGATCATGATCGCACCGCCCAACCAAGGCTCGACGCTCACGCTCAAGGAGCTGCTGGCCGGCAGCAAGTTCTCCTCCTTCCTGCCGATCTATCCACCCGCGGTCTTGGGAACGATGCCGGCGGTCTACCAGTTGTTGCCGCGAACGCGAACCGGGTTGGTTGTACAAAAGCAAGATCCCAGCAAGACGATCGATCTGTTTGATCCGACGGTTTGGGAAGAATTGGAATGGGGCCTAACCGCGCCCGACCAAGACGAATTGCTGCAAGCGATGTTGCCCGACGCACCCGACCGCGAGACGCGAGTGCGTATCGCCAACGAACACCGCCGCAAGTGCCTGATCCGCGCCAAGAAATTGCACGCGGCGTTGGATCTTCCGGCGACGCCTCCCCCCGGATTGCAGCTGCATCTGTTTGCCGGCAGCTCAGAACCAACGGTCGAGAAGATGGTGGTCGACATGGATACCGGCGATTTTGAATTCCCCTACATGGCCGCCGGCGATGGGACCGTCACCCGGACCAGCGCGATCATGGTGGAAGAACTGCCGGGTCAGCAACCGGTCCCGCGGATCTACCCGATCGCTTGGAACAGCAAGACGTTTATCCCGAGCGACCACCTGGGACTGACTCGTCATCCGATCTTCGTCGACAACGTCCTCTCGCTGCTTTTGGAGTCGCGCGACGCGGCCGATCTGGCTGCGATCCGATCGGCATACGCTATCCAGTCGATGCGACAAGCCGACGCGCCGCCGCCGCTGGAAGAGCTGCCCCTGATCCGCTAG